The following are encoded in a window of Streptomyces sp. SAT1 genomic DNA:
- a CDS encoding Ppx/GppA phosphatase family protein: MRLGVLDVGSNTVHLLVVDAHPGARPLPAYSHKVELRLAQLLDEGGAIGAEGVERLVAVVRDALQAAEDKGVEDLLPFATSAVRESNNADDVLARVQAETGVRLQVLSGAEEARLTFLAARRWFGWSAGKLLVLDIGGGSLEIAFGIDEEPDAAVSLPLGAGRLTAGWLPGDPPDPEAVRALRRHVRTEIARTVGEFSRFGAPDHVVATSKTFRQLARIAGAARSAEGLYVQRELKRESLEAWVPRLAAMTAGERAELPGVSEDRAGQLLAGALVAEGVMDLFGVERLEICPWALREGVILRRLDHMGTA; the protein is encoded by the coding sequence CGTACTCGCACAAGGTGGAGCTGCGCCTGGCCCAGCTGCTCGACGAGGGCGGCGCGATCGGGGCCGAGGGCGTGGAGCGGCTGGTGGCCGTGGTCAGGGACGCGCTCCAGGCCGCCGAGGACAAGGGCGTGGAGGACCTGCTGCCGTTCGCGACGTCGGCGGTGCGCGAGTCGAACAACGCCGACGACGTCCTCGCGCGCGTGCAGGCCGAGACGGGCGTACGGCTCCAGGTGCTCAGCGGCGCCGAGGAGGCCCGGCTCACCTTCCTCGCCGCCCGCCGCTGGTTCGGCTGGTCGGCGGGCAAGCTGCTGGTCCTGGACATCGGCGGCGGCTCCCTGGAGATCGCCTTCGGCATCGACGAGGAACCCGACGCCGCCGTCTCGCTGCCGCTCGGCGCGGGCCGGCTCACCGCCGGCTGGCTGCCCGGCGACCCGCCGGACCCGGAGGCCGTCAGGGCGCTGCGCCGCCATGTCCGTACGGAGATAGCGCGGACGGTCGGCGAGTTCAGCCGCTTCGGCGCCCCGGACCATGTGGTCGCCACCTCCAAGACGTTCCGGCAGCTGGCCCGGATCGCCGGGGCCGCCCGCTCCGCCGAGGGCCTGTACGTGCAGCGCGAGCTGAAGCGCGAGTCCCTGGAGGCATGGGTGCCGCGGCTGGCCGCGATGACGGCCGGTGAGCGCGCCGAGCTGCCGGGCGTCTCCGAGGACCGCGCGGGCCAGCTGCTCGCCGGTGCCCTGGTCGCCGAGGGTGTGATGGACCTCTTCGGCGTGGAGCGGCTGGAGATCTGCCCCTGGGCCCTGCGCGAGGGAGTCATCCTGCGGCGCCTGGACCACATGGGAACGGCGTAG
- a CDS encoding sugar phosphate isomerase/epimerase family protein, producing MVEPVVRIPDAKVALSTASVYPESTATAFEIAARLGYDGVEVMVWTDPVSQDIDALRRLSDHHGIPILAVHAPCLLITQRVWSTDPWVKLQRARSAAERLGASTVVVHPPFRWQRQYARGFVSGIWRMADETDVRFAVENMYPWRYRDREMLAYAPDWDVTKDDYRHFTIDLSHAATARTDALAMVDRMGDRLGHVHLADGRGSAKDEHLVPGRGGQPCAALLERLAGSGFDGHVVIEVNTRRAMSGAEREADLAEALAFTRLHLASSARLRGR from the coding sequence GTGGTGGAACCCGTCGTGCGCATCCCGGATGCGAAGGTCGCCCTGTCGACGGCCTCCGTGTACCCGGAGTCGACGGCGACGGCCTTCGAGATCGCCGCGCGCCTCGGCTACGACGGCGTCGAGGTCATGGTGTGGACCGACCCGGTCAGCCAGGACATCGACGCGCTGCGCCGCCTCAGCGACCACCACGGCATACCGATCCTGGCCGTGCACGCCCCCTGTCTGCTGATCACCCAGCGGGTGTGGTCCACCGACCCCTGGGTCAAGCTCCAGCGCGCCCGGTCGGCGGCCGAGCGGCTCGGGGCGAGCACCGTCGTCGTACACCCGCCGTTCCGCTGGCAGCGCCAGTACGCCCGTGGCTTCGTCTCGGGGATCTGGCGGATGGCGGACGAGACGGACGTGCGCTTCGCGGTGGAGAACATGTACCCCTGGCGCTACCGCGACCGCGAGATGCTCGCCTACGCGCCCGACTGGGACGTCACCAAGGACGACTACCGCCACTTCACGATCGACCTCAGCCACGCGGCGACGGCCCGCACCGACGCCCTCGCCATGGTGGACCGCATGGGCGACCGCCTCGGCCACGTCCATCTCGCCGACGGCAGGGGTTCGGCCAAGGACGAGCACCTGGTGCCGGGCCGCGGCGGACAGCCCTGCGCCGCGCTGCTGGAACGCCTCGCCGGCTCCGGCTTCGACGGCCATGTGGTCATCGAGGTCAACACCCGCCGCGCGATGTCCGGCGCCGAACGTGAGGCCGACCTCGCCGAGGCCCTGGCCTTCACCCGCCTGCACCTGGCCTCGTCGGCACGCCTGCGCGGGCGCTGA
- the ilvD gene encoding dihydroxy-acid dehydratase codes for MPELRSRTVTHGRNMAGARALMRASGVPGADIGRKPIIAIANSFTEFVPGHTHLAPVGRIVSEAVREAGGIPREFNTIAVDDGIAMGHGGMLYSLPSRDLIADSVEYMVEAHCADALVCISNCDKITPGMLMAALRLNIPTVFVSGGPMEAGRATLVDGTVRTLDLIDAIADAANDKISDEDILRIEENACPTCGSCSGMFTANSMNCLTEAIGLSLPGNGSVLATHTARRALYEDAARTVMDITRRYYDQDDETVLPRNVATFAAFENAMALDIAMGGSTNTILHLLAAAQEAGVEFGLEQIDAVSRRVPCLAKVAPNVAKDRTYYMEDVHRAGGIPALLGELHRAGLLNEDVHAVHSPSLADWLKTWDVRGGSPSPEAVELWHAAPGCVRSAEAFSQSERWEALDTDAEGGCIRSAEHAYSKDGGLAVLRGNLAVDGCVVKTAGVDESIWTFEGPAVVCESQEEAVEKILTQRVTAGDVVVIRYEGPKGGPGMQEMLYPTSYLKGRGLGKACALITDGRFSGGTSGLSIGHASPEAASGGTIALVEDGDRIRIDIPGRSIELLVDDAELARREQALGGAYAPRNRDRKVTAALRAYAAMATSADKGAVRDVSKLG; via the coding sequence ATGCCCGAGCTGAGGTCCCGCACAGTCACCCACGGCCGCAACATGGCGGGCGCCCGCGCCCTTATGCGCGCCTCCGGTGTACCCGGTGCGGACATCGGCCGGAAGCCGATCATCGCCATCGCCAACAGCTTCACCGAGTTCGTGCCCGGCCACACCCACCTGGCCCCGGTCGGCCGGATCGTCAGCGAGGCGGTCCGCGAGGCCGGCGGCATCCCGCGTGAGTTCAACACCATCGCCGTCGACGACGGCATCGCCATGGGTCACGGCGGCATGCTGTACTCGCTGCCCTCGCGCGACCTGATCGCCGACAGCGTCGAGTACATGGTCGAGGCGCACTGCGCGGACGCCCTGGTCTGCATCTCCAACTGCGACAAGATCACCCCGGGCATGCTGATGGCCGCGCTGCGGCTGAACATCCCGACGGTCTTCGTCTCCGGCGGCCCCATGGAGGCCGGCCGCGCCACGCTGGTCGACGGCACCGTGCGCACCCTCGACCTGATCGACGCCATCGCCGACGCCGCCAACGACAAGATCTCCGACGAGGACATCCTCCGTATCGAGGAGAACGCCTGTCCGACCTGCGGCAGCTGTTCCGGCATGTTCACCGCCAACTCGATGAACTGCCTGACCGAGGCCATCGGCCTCTCCCTGCCGGGCAACGGCTCGGTCCTGGCCACCCACACCGCCCGCCGCGCCCTGTACGAGGACGCCGCCCGCACGGTCATGGACATCACCCGCCGCTACTACGACCAGGACGACGAGACGGTCCTGCCGCGCAACGTCGCCACCTTCGCGGCCTTCGAGAACGCCATGGCCCTCGACATCGCCATGGGCGGCTCCACCAACACGATCCTGCACCTGCTGGCCGCCGCCCAGGAGGCGGGCGTCGAGTTCGGCCTGGAGCAGATCGACGCCGTCTCCCGCCGCGTCCCCTGCCTGGCCAAGGTCGCCCCGAACGTCGCCAAGGACCGCACGTACTACATGGAGGACGTGCACCGCGCCGGCGGCATCCCCGCCCTGCTCGGCGAGCTGCACCGGGCCGGACTGCTCAACGAGGACGTGCACGCCGTGCACAGCCCCTCCCTGGCGGACTGGCTCAAGACCTGGGACGTGCGCGGCGGCTCGCCCTCGCCCGAGGCCGTCGAGCTGTGGCACGCGGCGCCCGGCTGCGTCCGTTCCGCCGAGGCGTTCTCCCAGTCCGAGCGCTGGGAGGCGCTGGACACCGACGCCGAGGGCGGCTGCATCCGCTCCGCCGAACACGCCTACTCCAAGGACGGCGGCCTCGCGGTCCTGCGCGGCAACCTCGCCGTGGACGGCTGCGTGGTCAAGACCGCGGGCGTCGACGAGTCGATCTGGACCTTCGAGGGCCCGGCCGTCGTCTGCGAGTCGCAGGAGGAGGCCGTCGAGAAGATCCTCACCCAGCGGGTCACGGCCGGTGACGTCGTCGTCATCCGCTACGAGGGCCCCAAGGGCGGCCCCGGCATGCAGGAGATGCTCTACCCGACCTCGTACCTGAAGGGCCGCGGTCTGGGCAAGGCCTGCGCGCTGATCACCGACGGCCGCTTCTCCGGCGGCACCTCCGGCCTGTCCATCGGGCACGCCTCCCCCGAGGCGGCCTCCGGCGGCACCATCGCGCTGGTCGAGGACGGCGACCGCATCCGCATCGACATCCCCGGCCGCTCCATCGAGCTCCTGGTGGACGACGCGGAGCTGGCCCGCCGCGAGCAGGCACTCGGCGGGGCGTACGCCCCGAGGAACCGCGACCGCAAGGTGACGGCCGCCCTGCGCGCCTACGCCGCGATGGCCACCAGCGCCGACAAGGGCGCCGTCCGGGACGTCTCGAAGCTCGGCTGA
- a CDS encoding serine/threonine-protein kinase, with amino-acid sequence MSPQRNIGAGAEAELPEYAGHYRLEARLGSGGMGVVHLARSTSGLRLAVKVVHAEFARDPEFRGRFRQEVAAARRVSGAFTASVVDADPEAGRPWMATLFIPGPTLAEEVKRNGPMAPARLRRLTAGLAEALRDIHRVGVVHRDLKPSNVLLAEDGPKVIDFGISRPKDSELRTETGKLIGTPPFMAPEQFRRPREVGPAADIFTLGSVLVHAATGRGPFDSDSPYVVAYQVVHDEPDLTGVPEDLAPLVRRCLAKEPEDRPTPDELMRELRSVAASYDTQLFVPGQRAGAQGAAGPEPEPEPEPATDSTPDLAPDPAPTADPAGPEPADGAAGKPVRRAGRGPGRWMGRRLGRRLALAAGVCVLVVGSALTAVELLGGGGEAAHRDDAPRTASAAFAGWQARPVAQGGGVPHCVSAAGRVVCAEPGLVFALAPADGSVLWRRPAAAAPVTGAPVAAGGLVVAPAGRDGVLRALDPATGEVRWQRDASAYRGMRFAGDMLLLTAADGTVTGVDAGSGATRWSRRVPGLGLPYFTSFAGDPLAYATGPGDGGKGTRVTAVDPRTGAVRWQARLAGTLRPFGSSGASLFLQSVDGVYGDTRAVVRYSPGPGTTREVALSVPLQQAHATVRGNVVQLLSAGGSLVAVDLAAGRQLWSLETSVSRGSAPVADARHVYVLSADGRLLAVDARSGALVGQTPARLGAGGDRVASSVPDPVPVAGHVCGGAPDGTVFAVDARDPSAW; translated from the coding sequence ATGTCGCCACAGCGCAACATCGGAGCGGGCGCGGAAGCGGAACTTCCGGAATATGCCGGGCACTATCGGCTCGAAGCGCGCCTGGGCTCCGGTGGCATGGGGGTGGTGCACCTGGCCCGGAGCACCTCGGGGCTGCGGCTCGCGGTGAAGGTGGTGCACGCGGAGTTCGCCCGGGATCCGGAGTTCAGGGGGCGTTTCCGGCAGGAGGTGGCGGCGGCCCGCCGGGTCAGCGGTGCCTTCACCGCATCGGTCGTGGATGCCGATCCGGAGGCCGGGCGGCCCTGGATGGCGACCTTGTTCATCCCGGGCCCCACGCTCGCCGAGGAGGTCAAGCGGAACGGACCGATGGCTCCGGCACGGTTGCGCAGGCTGACGGCCGGGCTCGCCGAGGCGCTGCGTGACATCCACCGGGTGGGGGTCGTGCACCGCGATCTCAAGCCGAGCAACGTGCTGCTCGCCGAGGACGGCCCGAAGGTCATCGACTTCGGTATCTCGCGCCCCAAGGACAGCGAACTGCGGACCGAGACCGGCAAGCTGATCGGTACGCCGCCGTTCATGGCGCCCGAGCAGTTCCGGCGCCCGCGCGAGGTGGGACCGGCCGCCGACATCTTCACGCTCGGGTCGGTGCTGGTGCACGCGGCGACGGGCCGCGGTCCCTTCGACTCCGACAGCCCGTACGTGGTGGCGTACCAGGTGGTGCACGACGAGCCGGATCTGACCGGTGTGCCGGAGGATCTGGCCCCGCTGGTCCGGCGCTGCCTGGCCAAGGAGCCGGAGGACCGGCCGACCCCGGACGAGCTGATGCGCGAGCTGCGGTCGGTGGCGGCCTCGTACGACACGCAGTTGTTCGTGCCGGGGCAGCGGGCGGGCGCGCAGGGTGCCGCCGGGCCGGAGCCGGAACCAGAACCGGAACCAGCAACGGATTCCACACCGGACCTCGCGCCGGACCCCGCGCCGACGGCGGATCCGGCCGGGCCCGAGCCCGCGGACGGCGCCGCCGGGAAGCCGGTGCGGCGCGCCGGACGGGGGCCGGGCCGGTGGATGGGCAGGCGGCTGGGCAGGCGGCTGGCGCTGGCGGCGGGGGTGTGCGTCCTGGTCGTGGGCTCCGCGCTGACGGCGGTGGAGCTGCTGGGCGGCGGCGGGGAGGCCGCGCACCGGGACGACGCGCCGCGCACCGCCTCGGCGGCGTTCGCCGGGTGGCAGGCGCGGCCGGTGGCGCAGGGCGGCGGCGTGCCGCACTGCGTGTCCGCGGCCGGGCGGGTGGTGTGCGCGGAGCCGGGGCTGGTGTTCGCGCTCGCCCCGGCGGACGGCTCGGTGCTGTGGCGGCGCCCGGCCGCGGCCGCGCCGGTCACCGGCGCTCCGGTGGCGGCGGGCGGTCTGGTGGTGGCGCCGGCCGGCCGGGACGGGGTGCTGCGGGCGCTGGACCCGGCCACGGGCGAGGTGCGCTGGCAGCGGGACGCGTCGGCGTACCGGGGGATGCGGTTCGCGGGGGACATGCTGCTGCTGACCGCCGCGGACGGCACGGTGACCGGGGTGGACGCCGGTTCCGGCGCGACCCGGTGGAGCAGGCGGGTGCCCGGCCTCGGCCTGCCGTACTTCACCTCGTTCGCCGGGGATCCGCTGGCGTACGCGACGGGTCCTGGCGACGGCGGGAAGGGCACCCGGGTGACGGCGGTCGACCCCCGTACGGGCGCCGTGCGCTGGCAGGCGCGGCTCGCGGGGACACTGCGGCCGTTCGGCTCCTCGGGCGCGTCCCTGTTCCTCCAGTCGGTCGACGGGGTCTACGGCGACACGCGCGCGGTGGTCCGCTACTCCCCCGGTCCGGGCACGACCCGCGAGGTGGCGCTGTCGGTCCCGCTCCAGCAGGCGCACGCCACGGTGCGCGGGAACGTGGTCCAGCTGCTGTCCGCGGGAGGTTCGCTGGTGGCCGTCGATCTGGCGGCCGGGCGGCAGCTGTGGTCCCTGGAGACGTCGGTGAGCCGGGGTTCGGCGCCGGTCGCGGACGCGCGGCACGTGTACGTGCTGTCGGCGGACGGGCGGCTGCTGGCCGTGGACGCGCGCAGCGGCGCGCTGGTCGGCCAGACACCGGCACGGCTCGGCGCGGGCGGGGACCGGGTGGCCTCCTCGGTCCCGGATCCGGTGCCGGTGGCCGGGCATGTGTGCGGGGGCGCGCCGGACGGCACGGTCTTCGCGGTGGACGCGCGGGATCCGTCCGCCTGGTGA
- a CDS encoding SH3 domain-containing protein: MTVDHAEETAGGTGTAAGGEKEQQVAAHAAALRYYSVAPGVALNVRSGPGTGYPVVRTLPVGAKVPVHCQSPGTKVSGPYGTSSIWDNIDNGEFVSDAYIYTGADGYIAPRCS; encoded by the coding sequence ATGACGGTCGACCATGCCGAGGAGACGGCCGGCGGCACCGGCACAGCCGCGGGCGGCGAGAAGGAGCAGCAGGTCGCGGCCCACGCCGCCGCCCTGCGCTACTACTCCGTCGCACCCGGCGTCGCCCTGAACGTCCGCAGCGGCCCCGGCACCGGATACCCGGTCGTACGCACCCTGCCGGTCGGCGCCAAGGTCCCGGTGCACTGCCAGTCGCCCGGCACCAAGGTCTCGGGCCCGTACGGGACGTCGAGCATCTGGGACAACATCGACAACGGCGAGTTCGTCTCCGACGCCTACATCTACACCGGCGCCGACGGCTACATCGCCCCGCGCTGCTCCTGA
- a CDS encoding class I SAM-dependent methyltransferase, with protein sequence MTVSPPPAPDPAAHAVRARSFDAAAAQYAANRPSYPPALFDTVEELAGRPLAGARVADVGAGTGISTALLHERGAQVLAVEPGDGMAAQFRAGHPGIPIVRGNGNALPLADASADLITYAQAWHWTDPARSVPEALRVLRPGGSLALWWNTDALDIDWIAEASRRTGRFFGVDIPAEKQRAARTELADPTGRLRLTRRTVRWSRRIPLDTHLANIGSHSFFLVCPEDRRADFFAQERAHLLEVFPDGIVEETYDVLLLVATND encoded by the coding sequence ATGACCGTCTCCCCGCCGCCCGCCCCGGACCCCGCCGCCCACGCCGTCCGCGCACGCTCCTTCGACGCGGCCGCCGCCCAGTACGCGGCCAACCGCCCCTCCTACCCGCCGGCCCTGTTCGACACCGTCGAGGAACTCGCGGGCCGCCCGCTCGCCGGTGCCCGTGTCGCCGACGTCGGCGCCGGTACGGGCATCTCGACGGCCCTGCTGCACGAGCGCGGCGCCCAGGTCCTGGCCGTCGAACCCGGTGACGGCATGGCCGCCCAGTTCCGCGCCGGCCACCCCGGCATCCCGATCGTGCGCGGCAACGGCAACGCCCTGCCGCTGGCCGACGCCTCGGCCGACCTGATCACCTACGCCCAGGCCTGGCACTGGACCGACCCGGCCCGCTCGGTCCCCGAAGCGCTGCGCGTCCTGCGCCCCGGCGGCTCCCTCGCCCTGTGGTGGAACACCGACGCCCTCGACATCGACTGGATAGCGGAGGCGAGCCGCCGGACCGGACGCTTCTTCGGCGTCGACATCCCCGCCGAGAAACAGCGCGCCGCCCGCACCGAACTGGCCGACCCCACCGGCCGCCTCCGCCTCACCCGCCGCACGGTGCGCTGGAGCCGTCGGATCCCGCTCGACACCCACCTGGCCAACATCGGCAGCCACTCGTTCTTCCTCGTCTGCCCCGAGGACCGCCGCGCCGACTTCTTCGCCCAGGAGCGCGCCCATCTGCTGGAGGTCTTCCCGGACGGCATCGTCGAGGAGACCTACGACGTCCTCCTCCTGGTCGCCACCAACGACTGA
- the proC gene encoding pyrroline-5-carboxylate reductase has translation MSQKVAVLGTGKIGEALLSGMIRAGWAPADLLVTARRPERAEELRARHGVTPVTNAEAAKTADTLILTVKPQDMGTLLDELAPHLPAGRLVISGAAGIPTSFFEERLTPGTPVVRVMTNTPALVDEAMSVISAGTHATAGHLSHAEEIFGAVGKTLRVPESQQDACTALSGSGPAYFFYLVEAMTDAGILLGLPRDKAHELIVQSAIGAAVMLRDSGEHPVKLRENVTSPAGTTINAIRELENHGVRAALIAALEAARDRSRELASGNS, from the coding sequence ATGAGCCAGAAAGTCGCAGTCCTCGGCACCGGCAAGATCGGCGAAGCCCTGCTCAGCGGAATGATCCGGGCCGGCTGGGCGCCCGCCGACCTCCTGGTCACCGCCCGCCGGCCCGAGCGCGCCGAGGAACTCCGCGCCCGCCACGGCGTCACCCCGGTCACCAACGCCGAGGCGGCGAAGACCGCCGACACCCTGATCCTCACGGTCAAGCCGCAGGACATGGGCACCCTGCTCGACGAGCTCGCCCCGCACCTGCCCGCGGGCCGGCTGGTCATCAGCGGCGCGGCCGGGATCCCCACCTCCTTCTTCGAGGAGCGGCTGACCCCGGGCACCCCGGTCGTGCGCGTCATGACGAACACCCCGGCCCTGGTGGACGAGGCCATGTCCGTCATCTCCGCCGGCACGCACGCCACCGCCGGGCACCTCAGCCACGCCGAGGAGATCTTCGGCGCCGTCGGCAAGACGCTCCGCGTCCCCGAGTCGCAGCAGGACGCCTGCACCGCGCTCTCCGGTTCGGGCCCGGCGTACTTCTTCTACCTGGTCGAGGCCATGACCGACGCGGGCATCCTGCTCGGCCTGCCCCGCGACAAGGCGCACGAGCTGATCGTGCAGTCCGCCATCGGCGCGGCCGTGATGCTCCGCGACAGCGGCGAGCACCCCGTGAAACTCCGCGAGAACGTCACCTCGCCGGCCGGGACGACGATCAACGCCATCCGCGAGCTGGAGAACCACGGGGTGCGCGCCGCGCTGATCGCCGCGCTGGAGGCCGCCCGCGACCGCAGCCGCGAACTGGCCTCCGGCAACAGCTGA